The following coding sequences lie in one Monomorium pharaonis isolate MP-MQ-018 chromosome 1, ASM1337386v2, whole genome shotgun sequence genomic window:
- the LOC118645084 gene encoding uncharacterized protein LOC118645084, whose product MSQQKKRKKGNEVDLTRAIDQFWSNVSKQRESLQSTHSTQSPILHSQSSVHNQNPRNFQHQSPITKHSQNISHSSTSTSKTQPSKHSINTNKHTSSACTPLPKRKATLPSVPENEPPSVQENELQINKGMNYVVSTFRKFQAQLNRMENNQNRIKAILKDVQRKGRPTRLRQPPGCFPFSVLEDLINFKDVDQ is encoded by the exons ATGAGTcaacaaaaaaagagaaagaaaggaaatgaAGTGGATCTCACGAGGGCAATCGATCAATTTTGGTCGAATGTGTCCAAACAGAGAGAGTCTCTGCAATCCACACATAGCACACAATCACCCATACTACACTCACAATCATCCGTACACAATCAAAATCCTCGCAATTTTCAACACCAATCACCAATCACAAAACATTCACAAAACATTTCGCATTCATCTACATCAACTTCAAAAACACAACCCTCCAAACATTCTATAAACACTAATAAACATACTTCTTCTGCATGCACACCTTTGCCCAAGCGCAAAGCAACTTTGCCATCCGTCCCAGAGAATGAACCGCCATCCGTCCAGGAGAATGAATTACAGATAAATAAAGGGATGAATTATGTCGTTTCAACATTTAG GAAGTTTCAAGCTCAGTTAAATCGAATGGAAAACAATCAAAA cCGGATTAAAGCAATATTAAAAGACGTCCAACGAAAGGGCCGCCCTACACGATTAAGACAACCACCGGGATGCTTCCCTTTTTCTGTGCTCGAAGAtctgattaattttaaggACGTGGACCAATAG